A single region of the Salicibibacter cibi genome encodes:
- the prpB gene encoding methylisocitrate lyase, producing the protein MSWIVTEKSSQKERYQAFLDLINDRKQILQMPGAHDGMSALVAKETGFQALYLSGGAYTASRGLPDVGLIYSNEIAERAQDIIRASDLPVLVDIDTGFGGVLNVARTAKEMVEAGVAAVQIEDQSLPKKCGHLNGKQLVSTEEMAAKVQTIKKVAPTLAVVARTDAKAVEGAEAAVDRARAYVAAGADAIFPEALTNEEDFRYFADRIDAPLLANMTEFGKTPYFTAEEFSSFGFQMVIYPVTSMRVAAKAYSQVFQEILEKGTQKDQLDHMQSRAELYETISYYDYESLDEQVAKTILPEEGKERR; encoded by the coding sequence ATGAGTTGGATTGTAACGGAAAAATCCAGTCAAAAAGAACGTTATCAAGCGTTTTTGGATTTGATTAACGATCGAAAGCAAATATTGCAAATGCCCGGTGCTCATGACGGCATGTCGGCCCTCGTGGCAAAAGAAACAGGCTTTCAAGCTCTGTATTTATCGGGCGGGGCTTATACGGCAAGCCGCGGGTTGCCGGATGTGGGTCTCATCTACTCCAACGAGATCGCCGAAAGGGCGCAGGACATAATTCGCGCGTCCGACCTGCCGGTGCTCGTCGATATTGATACAGGATTTGGCGGCGTGCTTAATGTGGCGCGAACGGCAAAAGAAATGGTTGAAGCAGGTGTAGCCGCCGTGCAAATCGAAGATCAATCGCTGCCGAAAAAATGCGGGCATTTAAACGGAAAACAGCTCGTAAGCACAGAAGAGATGGCCGCCAAGGTGCAAACGATCAAGAAAGTCGCGCCGACGCTTGCTGTCGTTGCGCGGACGGATGCGAAGGCGGTGGAAGGGGCAGAAGCCGCTGTTGATCGCGCCCGCGCATATGTCGCGGCCGGCGCGGATGCCATCTTTCCGGAAGCGTTAACGAACGAGGAAGATTTTCGTTACTTCGCTGACCGCATTGACGCCCCATTGCTCGCGAATATGACCGAATTTGGAAAAACACCGTATTTTACGGCGGAGGAATTTTCTTCTTTTGGTTTCCAAATGGTGATTTACCCGGTGACATCTATGCGTGTCGCCGCAAAAGCGTATTCGCAAGTTTTTCAGGAAATCCTGGAAAAAGGAACACAAAAAGACCAATTGGACCACATGCAATCGCGGGCGGAACTATATGAAACGATTTCGTACTATGACTATGAATCGCTCGATGAGCAAGTCGCGAAAACGATTCTTCCCGAGGAAGGAAAAGAACGACGTTAA
- a CDS encoding GerAB/ArcD/ProY family transporter: MLNRWETLFLILTTVPIMGHVQILPLIYDIAGRDSWIATLFSFPVGLGLIIAIYRLRHKYPDRDVHGIIHHLLGRFFGKTLLIVIAFYFLFLSAFSAAAITDMVNISFFPETPVWALAIFFLLFCLYAASKGVKVIAYTALFIGVFALFTGHSISFIDVSEKEFNHILPLLEFGFAPVIWGAVALISVWAELIFLLFLPLQTIHREHFLRFWIIGGFGIFFTMLSTMTGTVMVFGMGQTDSFNYPALETVRILTLGFIDRFDIYGLILMSFGCYIRSSLFFLLGYDQFIAFYQGQNRWVRRGVFWALGLLAGGLTLYIANNHLRIEYFTMLYTNALIFAPIPFLLLVFSWFKKKNSKELSV; encoded by the coding sequence ATGTTGAATCGTTGGGAAACGTTGTTTCTAATACTTACAACCGTACCGATCATGGGCCATGTACAAATTTTGCCTTTGATCTATGACATCGCCGGTCGTGACAGTTGGATCGCAACTCTCTTTTCCTTTCCTGTTGGTCTAGGGTTGATTATAGCCATCTACCGGCTGCGTCATAAGTATCCTGATCGTGATGTTCATGGCATCATCCACCATCTTCTGGGCCGCTTTTTTGGAAAAACACTCCTCATTGTGATCGCTTTTTATTTTCTGTTTTTAAGTGCTTTTTCAGCAGCAGCGATCACAGACATGGTTAACATTTCTTTTTTTCCGGAAACCCCGGTATGGGCGTTGGCTATTTTTTTTCTTTTGTTCTGTCTTTATGCAGCTAGTAAAGGAGTCAAAGTGATTGCTTATACAGCCTTGTTTATCGGTGTGTTCGCCCTTTTCACCGGACATTCCATCTCATTTATCGACGTATCTGAAAAAGAATTTAACCATATCTTGCCGCTATTGGAATTCGGGTTTGCTCCCGTCATTTGGGGAGCAGTCGCATTGATTAGCGTGTGGGCAGAGCTCATCTTTTTGCTTTTTCTTCCATTGCAAACGATTCATCGGGAACATTTTTTAAGATTTTGGATCATCGGAGGCTTTGGTATTTTTTTTACGATGCTCTCCACCATGACAGGAACAGTCATGGTTTTTGGCATGGGACAAACGGACAGCTTCAACTACCCTGCTCTGGAAACCGTGCGCATCCTCACATTGGGATTTATTGACCGCTTTGACATCTACGGTTTAATTCTGATGTCCTTTGGTTGTTACATCAGAAGTTCGCTCTTTTTTCTCCTCGGTTACGATCAATTCATTGCTTTTTATCAAGGGCAGAATCGTTGGGTCAGGCGAGGAGTATTTTGGGCATTAGGGTTGCTCGCCGGTGGATTGACCCTCTACATCGCGAATAACCATCTTCGCATCGAGTATTTCACGATGCTGTATACAAACGCGCTCATTTTTGCACCTATCCCTTTCTTGCTTTTGGTTTTTTCATGGTTTAAAAAGAAAAACAGCAAGGAGCTGAGCGTTTAG
- a CDS encoding rhodanese-related sulfurtransferase — protein sequence MDGQKNYRVLLYYKYVSMPDYEEYAEAHLQYCKDMGLRGRIIVAPEGLNGTVSGTVEQTDAYMEYVKSDPRFSDMGFKIDEADEHAFKKMFVRSKQEIVTWRLDEDVNPNDIGGEYLTPQEFHDALQEEETVVLDGRNDYEYEIGHFRNAIKPEVNTSREFPEWIDENIDQLKGKKVLTYCTGGIRCEKLTGILKQKGINDVYQLHGGIVNYSRDEEVKGHLFDGKCYVFDERISVKANYTDEDVVIANCHHCGETEDRYINCSNPECNLQYVCCTDCEEKHQAACCEECRVHPRNRWPEIKTTYAASAE from the coding sequence ATGGATGGTCAAAAAAATTATCGCGTTTTGCTATACTATAAATATGTATCGATGCCGGATTACGAAGAATACGCAGAAGCGCATCTGCAATATTGTAAGGACATGGGGTTGCGCGGACGAATCATCGTCGCCCCCGAAGGGTTGAACGGAACGGTTTCCGGAACGGTCGAACAAACCGACGCCTATATGGAATATGTCAAATCCGATCCGAGATTTAGCGATATGGGCTTTAAAATCGATGAGGCTGATGAACATGCTTTCAAAAAAATGTTCGTCCGTTCGAAGCAAGAAATTGTTACGTGGCGTCTTGACGAGGATGTGAACCCGAATGACATCGGCGGGGAATATTTAACACCGCAGGAGTTCCACGACGCGCTTCAAGAAGAAGAAACAGTCGTTCTTGACGGACGCAATGATTACGAATACGAAATCGGCCATTTTCGCAATGCTATCAAGCCGGAAGTAAACACGTCCCGTGAATTCCCGGAGTGGATTGATGAAAATATTGATCAATTGAAGGGGAAAAAAGTGCTCACCTATTGCACCGGTGGCATTCGCTGTGAAAAACTGACGGGGATTCTCAAGCAAAAGGGCATTAACGACGTCTATCAACTGCATGGAGGAATCGTCAATTACAGCCGGGACGAGGAAGTGAAAGGTCATTTATTTGATGGCAAATGCTATGTATTTGATGAGCGTATCTCCGTTAAAGCCAATTATACCGATGAAGATGTCGTCATTGCCAACTGCCATCATTGTGGTGAAACAGAGGATCGCTATATCAATTGTTCCAACCCTGAATGCAATCTCCAATATGTCTGTTGCACCGACTGTGAGGAAAAACACCAAGCCGCTTGTTGCGAAGAATGTCGTGTTCACCCGCGTAACCGCTGGCCGGAAATAAAGACAACGTATGCCGCATCAGCTGAATAA
- a CDS encoding PRC-barrel domain-containing protein, with amino-acid sequence MLIRTHDFQSFSLSAADETFGSVTDVYFDSAGEWKVRFLVADTRPWFIGGKVLLSPELVNRLDIEAQEVYFEATKDQVKDSPQPKEHEPISRAYEASILDHYGLGYYWAAPNYGPGPAPMLPGGGPVSPFTPGATLGENTEAGVSSDMVKKAIKREQQKKVNEEDFYLQSTKDLRGYSVYATEDKIGTVSDVVFDTNNWQVCFMEVDTAGLLAKNKYLVPVEWFREFVPVEEHAYTRFADRDIVESAPDYDESTPLADDYVTQIHRHYRG; translated from the coding sequence ATGCTGATCCGTACTCACGACTTTCAATCGTTTTCCTTATCAGCAGCGGACGAAACGTTTGGATCAGTAACGGATGTTTATTTTGATTCAGCCGGTGAATGGAAAGTCCGTTTTCTTGTGGCCGATACACGACCTTGGTTCATCGGCGGAAAAGTTTTGCTGAGCCCCGAGCTTGTTAATCGTTTGGATATTGAAGCTCAAGAAGTGTATTTCGAAGCGACGAAAGATCAAGTCAAGGATAGTCCGCAACCGAAGGAACATGAACCGATTTCCCGGGCGTATGAAGCCTCGATCCTCGATCACTACGGATTAGGCTATTACTGGGCAGCGCCCAATTACGGCCCGGGGCCGGCACCGATGCTCCCTGGGGGCGGCCCTGTCTCCCCGTTCACGCCCGGCGCGACTTTGGGCGAAAATACGGAAGCAGGCGTCAGTTCGGATATGGTAAAAAAGGCAATTAAACGCGAACAACAGAAAAAGGTGAATGAGGAAGACTTTTACTTGCAAAGCACGAAGGATTTGCGAGGGTATTCGGTCTACGCGACCGAGGACAAAATAGGAACCGTCTCTGATGTCGTTTTTGATACGAACAACTGGCAAGTATGTTTTATGGAGGTGGATACTGCCGGTTTGCTCGCTAAAAATAAATATCTCGTTCCCGTGGAATGGTTCCGGGAATTCGTTCCGGTGGAGGAGCATGCCTACACTCGGTTTGCCGATCGCGATATTGTAGAGAGTGCTCCCGACTATGATGAATCCACGCCTTTGGCAGATGATTACGTCACTCAAATCCACCGTCATTACAGGGGATAG
- a CDS encoding sulfite exporter TauE/SafE family protein produces the protein MDTFLFVVIILIASILQTSTGFGFSILATPFLLIIFDPIEAIQINLILSIMISLALLNQIKKDIDIKILKRFVIGSLFGLPIGIMTIMVLDINALQLGISFMILLLTVMLILKFRFKQTQGRDLFVGGLSGSLTSSIGMPGPPIMLYFSGANMKKETLRGTTLAFYLFIYTMSLITQMIAVGTNVDIWFSSSIAVPLVLLGLYLGQLLFKWIHPRLFQTFIYILLLFTAIYLLIESLVN, from the coding sequence TTGGATACATTCCTATTTGTCGTTATTATTTTGATCGCTTCTATCCTTCAAACTAGCACAGGGTTTGGTTTTTCCATTTTGGCTACTCCATTTCTTCTCATCATATTTGACCCGATTGAAGCCATTCAAATCAATCTCATTTTATCCATAATGATATCTTTGGCTTTATTAAATCAAATAAAAAAAGATATAGACATTAAAATTTTAAAGCGATTTGTGATAGGAAGTTTGTTTGGTTTACCTATAGGGATTATGACGATTATGGTTTTAGATATCAATGCGTTGCAGTTGGGAATTAGCTTCATGATTCTGCTATTAACGGTGATGTTGATATTGAAGTTCCGTTTTAAACAAACGCAAGGAAGAGATTTATTTGTTGGTGGATTATCAGGTTCTTTGACAAGCAGCATTGGAATGCCGGGTCCTCCTATCATGCTTTATTTCTCAGGTGCAAATATGAAAAAGGAAACGTTAAGGGGGACGACGCTAGCTTTTTATTTGTTTATTTATACAATGAGCTTAATCACGCAGATGATTGCCGTGGGGACAAATGTGGACATCTGGTTTTCGAGTAGTATTGCTGTACCACTGGTTTTGCTGGGATTGTACTTGGGACAACTGTTATTTAAGTGGATCCATCCGCGTCTTTTTCAAACATTTATCTATATCCTTTTACTGTTTACAGCCATTTATTTGTTGATCGAAAGTTTGGTGAATTAA
- a CDS encoding bifunctional 2-methylcitrate dehydratase/aconitate hydratase yields the protein MSTKANEKPTTDEVLLDIADYAVNGEIQSEEALKTARYVLLDTIGCGLLALRYPECTKHLGPIVPGTTVPNGVRVPGTQFELDPVQGAFNIGTIIRWLDYNDTWLAAEWGHPSDNLGGILATADYVSRQRLANGEKPLTMDDVLVATVKAHEIQGVLALENSMNRQGLDHVLFVKVASTAVVTAMLGGTKEQVADAVSQAWVDNSSLRTYRHAPNAGSRKSWAAGDATSRAVRLALMTMKGEMGYASALTAPNWGFQDVLFGGETINLARPLGSYVMENVLFKVSYPAEFHAQTAAEAAIKLHDEVAWRLDEIAEVKITTHESAIRIIDKTGPLHNPADRDHSLQYITAIGLIYGELTADHYEDEVAHNPEIDELRQKMYTEENKQYTEDYLDPNKRSIANAVQVIFKDGSKTENIAVEYPLGHRRRREESIPLLEEKYHENLKTRFPAGKADDLLDLGVNAERLRKTTVNDFMASFII from the coding sequence ATGAGTACAAAAGCAAATGAAAAACCAACCACTGATGAAGTGCTATTAGACATTGCAGACTATGCGGTAAACGGGGAAATCCAAAGCGAGGAAGCGTTGAAGACAGCCAGGTATGTTTTGCTTGATACGATCGGTTGCGGTTTACTTGCTCTTCGGTATCCGGAATGCACGAAACACCTTGGTCCGATCGTTCCCGGTACTACGGTGCCCAACGGCGTGCGGGTTCCGGGAACCCAATTCGAGCTTGACCCCGTACAAGGCGCGTTTAATATCGGGACGATCATTCGCTGGCTCGATTACAATGACACGTGGTTGGCGGCCGAATGGGGACACCCGTCTGACAATCTTGGCGGTATTTTGGCAACCGCTGACTATGTAAGCCGGCAACGGTTGGCAAATGGAGAAAAGCCGCTCACGATGGACGATGTATTGGTCGCGACGGTGAAAGCACATGAAATTCAAGGAGTGCTTGCCCTTGAAAATAGCATGAACCGCCAAGGATTGGACCATGTCCTGTTTGTAAAAGTTGCATCGACCGCCGTCGTAACTGCTATGTTGGGCGGCACTAAGGAACAGGTAGCCGATGCGGTATCCCAAGCATGGGTGGACAACTCCAGCCTCCGTACGTATCGTCACGCCCCGAATGCAGGGTCGCGGAAATCGTGGGCAGCCGGAGACGCGACAAGTCGTGCGGTTCGCCTGGCTCTCATGACGATGAAAGGCGAAATGGGTTACGCAAGCGCGCTTACAGCACCGAACTGGGGATTTCAGGACGTGCTGTTTGGCGGAGAGACGATCAATCTAGCTCGCCCTCTCGGTTCCTACGTGATGGAAAACGTGCTTTTCAAAGTTTCTTATCCGGCGGAATTCCACGCGCAAACGGCAGCGGAAGCGGCGATCAAATTGCACGACGAAGTCGCGTGGCGATTGGATGAGATCGCGGAAGTCAAGATCACGACCCATGAATCTGCCATCCGCATCATCGATAAAACGGGACCGCTCCATAACCCGGCTGACCGCGACCATTCCTTGCAATATATCACGGCGATCGGCTTGATTTACGGTGAATTGACAGCCGATCATTATGAAGATGAGGTAGCGCATAACCCGGAGATTGACGAACTGCGCCAGAAAATGTATACCGAAGAAAACAAGCAGTATACCGAGGACTATCTTGATCCGAATAAGCGTTCGATTGCGAATGCTGTACAGGTGATTTTTAAAGATGGTTCCAAAACGGAAAATATAGCGGTTGAGTACCCGCTCGGACACCGTCGACGTCGGGAAGAAAGCATTCCATTGCTTGAAGAAAAATATCACGAAAACCTAAAAACGAGATTTCCCGCCGGCAAAGCAGACGACCTGTTAGATTTAGGCGTCAATGCCGAACGGTTGAGAAAAACGACCGTCAATGATTTTATGGCAAGCTTCATTATTTAG
- a CDS encoding nitroreductase family protein, with protein sequence METLEAIRTRRSNGKVYPDQPVDKALIETILEAGTWAPNHHHTEPWKFFVQQGEGRRPLGKTLRKIAMEEMGGQEEPLGDKEAQKLAKKEAKPFRAPVVITVVVEPATKDKVIDIEEYAATHAAAQNMLLAAHSLGLGAIWRSGAPAYHPEMRRLYNVSERGGVVGFIYLGWPASTKKKEQQRQDIEEKTTWINEDMG encoded by the coding sequence ATGGAAACGTTGGAAGCGATACGAACGAGAAGAAGCAACGGAAAAGTTTATCCCGATCAACCGGTGGACAAGGCACTGATCGAAACCATATTGGAAGCGGGAACGTGGGCACCAAATCATCATCATACGGAACCATGGAAATTTTTTGTCCAGCAAGGGGAAGGACGCCGCCCGCTCGGGAAAACATTGCGAAAAATAGCGATGGAAGAAATGGGCGGACAAGAAGAGCCGTTAGGCGATAAGGAAGCACAGAAGTTGGCAAAAAAAGAGGCAAAACCTTTTCGCGCCCCCGTTGTCATCACCGTCGTCGTAGAACCGGCAACAAAAGATAAGGTTATTGATATCGAAGAATATGCAGCAACCCATGCCGCCGCACAAAACATGTTGCTCGCCGCCCATTCCCTTGGTCTAGGAGCTATTTGGCGCAGCGGAGCACCTGCCTATCATCCGGAGATGCGCCGCTTGTACAACGTATCCGAACGAGGGGGCGTCGTAGGTTTTATTTATCTTGGCTGGCCGGCTTCGACCAAAAAGAAAGAACAGCAACGCCAAGACATTGAGGAAAAAACGACATGGATAAACGAAGATATGGGATAG
- a CDS encoding TetR/AcrR family transcriptional regulator produces MKEQIMENALQSFAIDGYYSTSMQQIAESCGISKASLYKYFSSKEALLLKSLEYNLDQWLTKTTNINLTQTLAPKDELQEKIVLELEAMKNNRSLVHSLMRAVPITKNAEMMQMLKRTRVALMNWHRDSLINAYGEKKLRPFLWDWVALFQGTMREYVVLMGDEHKALPIRDVAALIISHLDVLIESKPTVNPVLTSDVMHDYEMYQKDMKPASVQVEIDEVCYIIREKVKNKADTDQQSDVDRALEALYQETETGHPRTYLLDALTLYLQQWAPIENERKKLYDLLELRNRETK; encoded by the coding sequence TTGAAAGAGCAGATTATGGAAAACGCATTGCAAAGCTTTGCGATTGATGGTTATTATTCCACATCTATGCAGCAGATTGCTGAAAGTTGCGGTATTTCCAAAGCCTCATTGTACAAATATTTTTCTTCAAAAGAAGCGCTATTGCTGAAATCTTTGGAGTATAACCTTGACCAATGGTTGACGAAAACGACAAATATCAATCTTACGCAAACGTTAGCTCCGAAAGATGAACTGCAGGAAAAAATTGTTCTTGAACTGGAAGCGATGAAAAATAATCGCTCTCTCGTCCATTCCCTCATGCGCGCTGTCCCCATCACAAAAAATGCAGAAATGATGCAGATGTTAAAACGAACGAGAGTCGCGTTAATGAATTGGCATCGTGACAGCCTTATAAACGCGTATGGAGAGAAGAAATTGCGTCCTTTTCTTTGGGATTGGGTCGCGCTCTTTCAGGGAACAATGAGAGAGTATGTTGTACTCATGGGGGATGAGCATAAGGCATTGCCTATTCGTGATGTGGCAGCTTTAATCATTTCACATCTTGATGTGTTGATTGAGTCAAAGCCCACTGTAAATCCGGTTTTAACATCAGACGTGATGCACGATTACGAAATGTATCAAAAAGATATGAAACCGGCGAGTGTCCAAGTAGAGATTGATGAAGTTTGCTATATTATTCGGGAAAAAGTAAAAAATAAAGCAGATACCGATCAACAGTCCGATGTGGACCGTGCATTGGAGGCACTGTATCAAGAAACGGAGACCGGGCATCCGCGCACCTATTTGTTGGATGCACTGACGCTTTACTTGCAGCAATGGGCACCGATTGAAAACGAGCGAAAAAAACTTTATGACTTACTGGAGTTGCGAAATCGAGAAACCAAGTGA
- a CDS encoding MDR family MFS transporter codes for MTTNSNASETKNVKIIAAILLTGAFMAILNQTLLATALPHIMSDFGISADLGQWVNSVFMLVNGVMIPITAFLIEKFTTRRLFFIAMGLFALGTLLCALSPTYAFLIGGRIIQAAGAGIMMPLMQTVLLLVFPIERRGFAMGMVGLVIAFAPAIGPTLSGYLIEDFHWSILFWIIFPLALLDMIVAYWALKNVSFSRDPKLDILSVLLSTLGFGGLLYGFSFAGTYGWTDVHVILPMIIGLITLGLFVWRQLILPQPILEVRVFKYGVFTIATVIGMIVFMSMIGSQTILPIYMQDMNDFTALETGLMLLPGAVVMGLMSPITGRIFDKFGARKLAILGLFTVSVTTFMFTQLTADTSFVYLAIVNTFRMFGMAFVMMPVTTAAINSLPNVLIPHGTAMNNTVRQVAGSIGTAALVTVMSSMALAPEQAPNMNEAMVHGVNMAFWLATVLTFIGFILSFFVPKGKGAPPDTINEPKAMNPDEKK; via the coding sequence ATGACGACTAACTCAAATGCATCAGAAACGAAAAATGTAAAAATAATCGCAGCCATATTGTTAACAGGTGCATTCATGGCAATCCTAAACCAAACGTTGCTTGCCACTGCCTTGCCGCATATTATGAGCGACTTCGGCATATCCGCTGATTTAGGCCAATGGGTTAATTCTGTTTTTATGCTCGTGAACGGGGTGATGATCCCCATCACTGCTTTTCTCATAGAAAAGTTTACGACTCGTCGCCTGTTTTTTATCGCAATGGGTTTGTTTGCGTTAGGAACGTTACTATGCGCACTTTCGCCTACGTATGCTTTTCTTATTGGCGGGCGGATCATCCAAGCCGCAGGTGCCGGAATTATGATGCCACTCATGCAGACAGTTCTTCTCTTGGTGTTTCCGATTGAACGCAGAGGTTTTGCCATGGGGATGGTCGGTTTGGTTATTGCATTTGCCCCGGCAATTGGACCGACGTTATCCGGATACCTTATAGAAGACTTTCATTGGTCGATTTTATTTTGGATCATCTTTCCGTTAGCTTTACTTGACATGATTGTTGCTTATTGGGCGCTGAAAAATGTGTCATTTTCCCGTGATCCAAAGTTGGACATTTTGTCAGTGTTGCTATCGACTCTAGGCTTTGGCGGATTGCTCTACGGGTTCAGTTTTGCGGGAACCTATGGTTGGACCGATGTGCATGTGATCCTTCCCATGATTATTGGCCTTATCACGCTGGGTCTTTTTGTATGGCGCCAACTGATTCTTCCGCAACCAATTCTCGAGGTACGTGTTTTCAAATACGGGGTTTTCACGATTGCAACGGTAATTGGCATGATTGTCTTTATGTCTATGATTGGCTCGCAAACGATTTTGCCGATTTATATGCAGGATATGAATGATTTTACAGCCCTTGAAACCGGGTTGATGCTTTTGCCGGGGGCTGTGGTGATGGGCTTAATGTCGCCGATTACCGGTAGGATTTTTGATAAGTTTGGCGCGCGAAAGTTAGCGATCTTGGGTTTGTTCACCGTTTCCGTGACGACATTTATGTTTACCCAATTAACCGCTGATACATCCTTTGTTTATTTGGCCATTGTCAATACGTTTCGGATGTTCGGCATGGCTTTCGTCATGATGCCGGTCACAACGGCGGCGATTAATTCGTTGCCAAATGTATTGATCCCGCATGGAACAGCGATGAACAATACCGTGCGCCAGGTAGCGGGATCAATCGGAACAGCTGCACTCGTGACGGTCATGTCGTCGATGGCATTGGCACCGGAACAAGCGCCCAATATGAATGAAGCAATGGTGCACGGAGTGAATATGGCGTTTTGGTTGGCGACGGTTCTCACGTTTATCGGCTTTATCCTTTCTTTCTTTGTTCCGAAAGGCAAAGGGGCGCCTCCGGATACGATTAATGAACCTAAAGCAATGAATCCTGATGAAAAAAAATGA
- a CDS encoding Ger(x)C family spore germination protein, producing the protein MKKIAMICLCLSLLMAAAGCWSGSDLDEVAMVFGSGLDKTDDGYELSVEILQSSGEVTAEESVHEGIVLSMERETLFDAVRSMIRQEKRRLIFTHTNMIVLGESLAVDNLTTPIDILKRDQMPRLNSLLLITTDDPKDILETSTISGDLTSIEMADSMEGTEFTGEFKPMDLKTVFEMLNAPVPATFAPMVQINSENEETIAELSGTAVINEEKMVGTLNVAETKGLLYLRDEAEKGSITAELTSGDKVSMEVQDEKVSIEPSLNGEQLTVDIDMEIAGTLAEVPNDMIVNEQTIQEMEEALTENIRTYMQMGLKKLQKELKTDILDFGVLVHQKYPQEWHAIKDDWEDVFSNADVNLMIETSIDHEGLIDQDDGEKKPELIPFFFWDHKD; encoded by the coding sequence TTGAAGAAAATCGCAATGATTTGCCTTTGTCTATCATTGTTAATGGCCGCTGCCGGCTGTTGGAGCGGGAGTGATTTGGATGAAGTGGCAATGGTGTTCGGAAGTGGACTTGACAAAACGGACGATGGGTATGAATTGAGTGTTGAAATCTTGCAATCCTCCGGTGAAGTCACAGCTGAAGAATCCGTTCATGAGGGAATCGTGCTTTCCATGGAACGGGAAACCCTTTTCGATGCGGTTCGCAGTATGATTCGTCAAGAGAAGCGACGTCTTATTTTCACTCATACCAACATGATCGTGCTCGGTGAATCATTGGCCGTTGATAACCTCACCACGCCGATCGATATATTGAAAAGAGATCAAATGCCACGTTTGAATAGTCTGCTTTTGATCACAACCGACGATCCGAAAGACATTTTGGAGACGTCCACGATAAGCGGCGACCTGACTTCGATTGAAATGGCCGACAGTATGGAGGGAACCGAGTTTACGGGTGAGTTTAAACCGATGGACTTGAAAACGGTATTTGAAATGTTAAACGCTCCTGTTCCGGCCACTTTTGCTCCTATGGTTCAAATAAATAGCGAAAATGAAGAAACGATTGCCGAGCTGTCCGGTACAGCAGTGATTAACGAGGAGAAAATGGTGGGGACCTTGAATGTGGCGGAAACGAAAGGGTTGCTTTATTTACGCGACGAAGCAGAGAAAGGAAGCATCACAGCAGAATTAACATCCGGAGATAAAGTATCGATGGAAGTGCAGGATGAAAAAGTCTCGATCGAACCTTCCTTAAACGGTGAACAATTAACCGTCGATATAGACATGGAAATAGCAGGAACGTTGGCTGAGGTGCCAAATGACATGATCGTAAACGAACAAACTATCCAGGAGATGGAAGAAGCACTAACGGAAAATATTCGGACATACATGCAAATGGGATTAAAAAAATTACAAAAGGAATTAAAAACAGACATTCTTGATTTCGGCGTCCTCGTTCACCAAAAATACCCGCAAGAGTGGCATGCAATCAAAGATGATTGGGAGGACGTCTTTTCAAACGCCGACGTCAATCTAATGATCGAAACCTCCATTGATCACGAGGGGTTAATCGATCAGGATGATGGCGAGAAGAAACCAGAATTGATTCCATTCTTCTTTTGGGATCACAAAGATTAG